Proteins encoded within one genomic window of Bacillus sp. 1NLA3E:
- a CDS encoding AzlC family ABC transporter permease yields the protein MSEMVMNKQSSQFKQGLQSGFSIAIGYFPIALTFGLLAKTTGLTLIETVLMSLIVYAGASQYIALSLISLGTGVFEIILTTLIVNIRHFLMSASLNEMAEDDQMGKRMVYSFGITDETFSVAATNRDTVTTGYMFGLTSIAYLSWVINSGIGYAIGANLPKTLQESMSVALYAMFIGLLVPSLKKSVKVVYLAVLAASFNTIFTLGDWLSTGWSIVVATLLSAIIIEVVNSIKLGQGGRGLE from the coding sequence ATGTCAGAAATGGTGATGAATAAACAATCATCCCAGTTTAAACAGGGATTACAATCAGGGTTTAGTATTGCGATTGGCTATTTTCCAATCGCACTTACTTTTGGGTTGCTCGCTAAAACAACTGGGTTAACATTGATTGAAACGGTTTTAATGAGTTTAATCGTTTACGCAGGAGCATCGCAATACATAGCATTAAGTCTAATCTCACTTGGTACAGGAGTATTTGAAATCATTTTAACGACGCTTATTGTAAATATCAGGCATTTCCTCATGTCCGCTTCTTTAAATGAAATGGCAGAGGATGACCAAATGGGGAAGAGAATGGTCTATTCCTTTGGGATCACCGATGAAACCTTCTCTGTGGCTGCGACCAATCGGGACACTGTGACAACTGGGTATATGTTTGGACTAACATCCATTGCCTACCTTAGTTGGGTTATAAATTCAGGGATTGGATATGCAATTGGAGCTAATCTACCGAAAACGTTGCAAGAAAGTATGTCAGTTGCCCTTTATGCAATGTTCATCGGATTATTAGTTCCTTCATTAAAGAAAAGTGTGAAAGTGGTCTATTTAGCTGTGCTGGCGGCTTCCTTTAATACTATTTTCACTCTAGGTGATTGGCTGTCAACGGGGTGGTCAATTGTGGTGGCAACTCTTCTTTCAGCCATCATCATTGAAGTTGTCAATTCTATAAAATTAGGCCAGGGGGGACGGGGACTTGAATAA
- a CDS encoding M48 family metallopeptidase, whose amino-acid sequence MVRKMGVFSVLLYVVYGLLAYLYLFHFADTSLPFEYQGTKADPATFLNGRELMLTEEYSKTRNLLFFLSTPLEWLIYFLILLFGLSKAFKRWAEQSSQYKIAQTAIYVIWLSFFSYIATFPLSYISYSLSKTYNISTQSFASWMKDELIDFWINYLTMFIIVTVLYWLMKKSTKRWWFYGWLLSVPFTLFMMFLQPVVIDPLYNDFYPLKDKQLEAKILDLASKAKIPAEHVFEVNMSKKTNSLNAYVTGIGSNSRIVLWDTTLERLNDDQILFIMAHEMAHYVEKHVYFGIAGYLLMSLLGLYLIYRMMNWGVSKWGKELKIAAVNDIRSFPLFLMILSMLMFASSPLSNLVSRYQETRADRYAIHMTKNSEAAIDSFQKLTKSGLSQVNPPLLVKIFRYGHPTMLERISRLEEYEIQHQKTSNK is encoded by the coding sequence TTGGTGCGTAAAATGGGCGTTTTTTCCGTATTACTATATGTTGTATATGGATTATTGGCTTATTTGTATTTGTTTCATTTTGCGGATACAAGCTTGCCGTTTGAATACCAGGGAACAAAGGCAGATCCAGCTACATTCCTAAATGGAAGAGAGTTAATGCTTACTGAGGAGTATTCAAAAACAAGGAATTTGCTATTTTTTTTATCAACACCGCTTGAATGGCTTATCTATTTTTTGATTTTGTTATTTGGTTTATCAAAGGCATTTAAACGGTGGGCAGAGCAATCATCACAATATAAAATAGCCCAAACAGCCATTTATGTAATTTGGCTGTCCTTCTTTTCATATATCGCAACATTTCCATTAAGTTATATCAGCTATTCTCTTTCCAAAACATACAATATTTCAACCCAATCCTTTGCATCATGGATGAAGGACGAACTCATTGATTTCTGGATTAATTACTTAACAATGTTCATCATTGTTACTGTTTTGTATTGGCTTATGAAGAAAAGTACGAAACGATGGTGGTTTTATGGCTGGCTTTTATCGGTTCCTTTTACACTGTTTATGATGTTTCTGCAGCCTGTGGTGATTGATCCACTGTACAACGATTTTTACCCATTAAAAGATAAACAACTTGAGGCAAAAATATTAGATCTCGCCAGTAAAGCCAAGATTCCCGCAGAGCATGTTTTTGAGGTCAATATGTCTAAAAAAACGAATTCGCTCAATGCTTATGTAACAGGAATCGGATCAAATTCACGGATTGTCCTCTGGGATACAACCTTAGAGCGTTTGAATGATGATCAAATTTTATTCATTATGGCTCATGAGATGGCCCATTATGTCGAAAAACATGTTTATTTCGGAATTGCTGGGTACCTGTTAATGTCTCTTTTAGGACTGTATTTAATTTACCGAATGATGAACTGGGGAGTATCAAAATGGGGGAAAGAATTAAAGATTGCTGCGGTAAATGACATTCGTTCTTTTCCACTTTTTCTGATGATTTTATCGATGCTGATGTTTGCTTCAAGCCCGCTTAGTAATTTGGTCTCTCGCTACCAAGAAACTCGCGCAGATCGATATGCGATTCATATGACTAAAAATAGTGAAGCGGCAATTGATTCGTTTCAGAAACTTACAAAGTCCGGTTTGAGTCAGGTGAATCCACCCCTACTGGTGAAAATTTTCCGCTATGGCCACCCAACGATGTTAGAACGAATTTCAAGGCTTGAGGAATATGAAATCCAACATCAAAAGACTTCCAATAAGTAA
- a CDS encoding AzlD domain-containing protein, producing the protein MIVGMGVVTYIPRMLPFVLFKGRVLPPFIQGVLRNVPYATLGALIFPGILFIQKDLWYGLIGATAAFLVAFLGANVIIVVLGSIAILSVYSLFF; encoded by the coding sequence ATGATTGTGGGGATGGGGGTCGTGACGTACATCCCGAGAATGCTTCCATTTGTTTTATTCAAAGGAAGGGTATTGCCACCTTTTATTCAAGGTGTTTTACGAAATGTACCCTATGCCACTTTGGGGGCGCTAATTTTTCCTGGGATTTTATTTATTCAAAAAGATTTATGGTATGGATTGATCGGAGCCACGGCTGCTTTTTTGGTCGCTTTTCTAGGAGCGAATGTTATTATAGTTGTCTTAGGCTCAATTGCTATACTATCCGTTTATTCTTTATTCTTTTGA
- a CDS encoding IDEAL domain-containing protein: MKERSYSELMKSGAMNKKKSSESFVLELYVEMLLSEVLLTTQKEKLLTLIDQAIDDRNQEEFFNLSTQYRELTKQFGT, from the coding sequence ATGAAAGAGAGATCCTATTCAGAGTTAATGAAGTCTGGTGCCATGAATAAGAAAAAGTCTAGTGAGTCTTTTGTTTTGGAATTGTACGTTGAAATGCTACTGTCCGAGGTGCTTTTAACTACTCAAAAGGAAAAATTGCTGACCCTTATCGATCAGGCCATTGATGACCGCAACCAAGAAGAGTTTTTTAATTTATCAACACAATATCGCGAACTAACAAAACAGTTTGGGACTTAA
- a CDS encoding LCP family protein — translation MRYERNQSIKRKKKKGWRAVLAFFLVLLLGLAVYFYFQFRQGVLESQKKSQVEKAEYQFNGKRDQFGETNILLIGSDARGKEPSRADTIMIAHYHPDKKTFKLTSIMRDCYVDIPGHGKNKINSAFAFGGPELLRQTIKENFDLDLQYYSIVDFQGFVQLVDEAFPEGVEIDVEKKMSEYIDVTLEPGVQKLDGEHLLAYVRFRHDAIGDFGRVERQQKVVKVLADQFTSLGTIPKLPKLIGVVTPFVNTNLATTDMFGIGKGFLTKKGTIETLRIPVDGSYVDKRISGIGLVLSLDFEKNKQAINEFIQK, via the coding sequence ATGAGATATGAGAGAAACCAATCGATAAAGCGAAAAAAGAAGAAAGGGTGGAGAGCAGTCCTTGCTTTTTTCCTAGTATTATTACTTGGATTAGCAGTCTATTTCTATTTTCAATTCCGGCAAGGGGTATTGGAATCTCAGAAAAAGTCCCAAGTCGAAAAAGCAGAATACCAATTTAACGGAAAACGGGATCAATTTGGCGAAACCAATATTCTGTTGATTGGAAGTGATGCCCGTGGAAAAGAACCATCACGTGCGGATACAATCATGATTGCCCATTATCATCCAGATAAAAAAACCTTTAAATTAACATCAATCATGCGAGATTGCTATGTAGATATACCCGGGCATGGAAAAAATAAAATTAACTCTGCATTTGCATTTGGTGGACCGGAATTGCTACGCCAAACGATTAAGGAAAATTTTGACCTAGATTTACAATATTATTCGATTGTTGACTTCCAGGGCTTTGTTCAATTAGTGGATGAAGCTTTCCCTGAAGGAGTAGAGATTGATGTGGAAAAAAAGATGTCAGAATACATTGATGTAACACTTGAGCCGGGTGTGCAAAAGCTTGATGGAGAACATTTGCTTGCTTATGTCCGTTTTCGTCATGATGCAATTGGAGATTTTGGTAGAGTGGAACGTCAACAGAAAGTAGTAAAAGTACTTGCTGACCAGTTCACAAGCCTCGGCACAATACCGAAGCTTCCAAAATTAATTGGAGTGGTTACACCGTTTGTCAATACCAACTTAGCTACGACGGATATGTTTGGAATTGGGAAAGGTTTCTTAACCAAAAAAGGGACGATTGAAACACTTCGGATTCCGGTTGATGGCTCCTATGTGGATAAACGCATTTCAGGGATCGGGTTGGTATTAAGTTTAGATTTCGAAAAAAATAAGCAAGCCATTAACGAGTTTATTCAGAAATAA
- a CDS encoding competence protein ComK produces the protein MNKQMTGIIEEYEINPCTMMITPTSYGSKTYSQIIELKDEFLYPFRPIDIIKKSCQYFGSSYEGRISGTKQLIGVTHKVPITIDPTNFIYFFPTTSPQNSQCIWISHEHVVSHKRLEPNTTLVTFRNKESYVLPISYASFENQLLRTALLRTKLMQRIEDIDRKSFYLPRNHRHFEASEGYEDYDNH, from the coding sequence ATGAATAAACAAATGACGGGGATTATCGAAGAATATGAAATTAATCCATGTACAATGATGATAACGCCTACTTCTTATGGCAGTAAAACATATTCTCAAATAATTGAACTCAAGGATGAATTTCTTTACCCCTTTCGACCAATCGATATCATTAAAAAAAGCTGTCAATATTTTGGTTCTAGTTATGAAGGAAGAATTTCTGGAACAAAGCAGTTAATTGGAGTTACCCACAAAGTTCCAATCACCATTGACCCCACAAACTTCATTTATTTTTTTCCAACAACTTCACCACAAAATTCTCAATGTATTTGGATTTCCCATGAACACGTAGTATCTCATAAACGGTTAGAGCCGAATACCACCCTTGTTACCTTCCGAAATAAAGAATCCTACGTCCTTCCTATTTCCTATGCCTCATTTGAAAACCAACTTTTGCGAACTGCTTTGTTACGGACAAAATTAATGCAAAGAATCGAAGATATTGATCGAAAATCATTTTATTTACCCCGTAACCATCGGCATTTTGAAGCGTCTGAAGGGTACGAGGATTACGATAATCATTAA
- a CDS encoding TVP38/TMEM64 family protein: protein MNFEAFKEWFTMENIMTLIQEYRSFGPLPGILLPMLEAFFPFLPLVILVMANANAFGLWIGFLLSWSGASVGAIFVFLFFRKFGQQRFLHFLHKHPKVQKLMNWVEQHGFGPIFLLLCFPFTPSALVNIVAGLSKVSIAQYMLAVITGKMVMIFTISFVGYDLRALITQPIRTILVSVVIFILWYVGKRIEVRLNKSVKREHSRG from the coding sequence ATGAACTTTGAGGCGTTTAAAGAATGGTTTACGATGGAAAATATCATGACTTTAATTCAAGAATATCGATCTTTTGGACCACTTCCAGGGATTTTATTGCCGATGCTTGAGGCATTCTTTCCGTTTTTGCCATTAGTAATATTGGTTATGGCGAACGCAAATGCTTTTGGTCTATGGATTGGTTTTTTATTGTCATGGTCTGGAGCAAGTGTCGGTGCCATCTTTGTCTTTTTGTTCTTTAGAAAATTTGGGCAACAGAGATTCTTGCATTTTTTGCATAAACACCCTAAGGTTCAGAAATTAATGAACTGGGTAGAACAACATGGTTTTGGACCCATATTTCTTCTTTTGTGTTTTCCGTTTACGCCCTCGGCGCTTGTCAATATTGTTGCCGGCTTATCAAAAGTTAGTATTGCTCAATATATGTTGGCGGTCATCACTGGAAAAATGGTGATGATATTTACGATTAGCTTTGTGGGGTATGATCTTCGCGCATTGATTACCCAACCGATTCGTACGATCCTTGTCAGCGTTGTTATCTTTATTCTTTGGTATGTAGGGAAGAGAATAGAAGTAAGATTAAATAAAAGTGTAAAAAGAGAGCATAGTCGAGGATAG